One Terriglobales bacterium DNA segment encodes these proteins:
- a CDS encoding pyridoxal phosphate-dependent aminotransferase — translation MSDAFFSDDAVRLDLLRERAFNLRWAQQPADVIPLTAADPDFPICPAIQQELVRYVQDGVLSYGPPEGLPKFREAVAEWMRATRKLDCTAEHVFATDSAASAMAVVGRASLRPGDEVLIPDPVDFILSHTIARAGAVPVGVPVTTATTAEEFIAGMEARLAPRTRMLWLCNPHNPLGVVYPGDWQARVAEWALAHGLRLLSDEIWSDIVYPPNGHVALASLSPEIARRTVTVHGFSKNFALGGLRVGCVVCSDPQWRQEIVNASDAPGTVFGVSVLSQVAVIAALHGGLGWLAQFVGFLQGQRDYALRRLRQWPGVTVAPPQGTYVVFPCIRSLGEDAEQVCEHLREKARVALVPGAARWFGPGATGHLRLCFATSRRILQEAFDRLDPVVRRMA, via the coding sequence ATGAGCGACGCTTTCTTCTCCGACGACGCGGTGCGGCTGGACCTGCTGCGCGAGCGCGCCTTCAACCTGCGCTGGGCGCAGCAGCCCGCCGACGTGATCCCGCTCACCGCCGCCGACCCCGACTTCCCCATCTGCCCCGCCATCCAGCAGGAGCTGGTCCGCTACGTCCAGGACGGAGTGCTCAGTTACGGTCCGCCCGAGGGCTTGCCCAAGTTCCGCGAGGCGGTGGCGGAGTGGATGCGCGCCACCCGGAAGCTCGACTGCACCGCCGAGCATGTCTTCGCCACCGACAGCGCCGCTTCGGCCATGGCGGTGGTGGGGCGAGCCAGCCTGCGGCCCGGAGACGAGGTCCTCATCCCGGACCCGGTGGATTTCATCCTCAGCCACACCATCGCGCGCGCCGGCGCGGTCCCCGTGGGCGTCCCCGTGACCACCGCGACCACGGCGGAGGAGTTCATAGCGGGGATGGAGGCGCGGCTCGCCCCGCGCACCCGCATGCTGTGGCTGTGCAATCCTCACAACCCGCTGGGCGTGGTCTATCCGGGAGATTGGCAGGCGCGCGTGGCCGAGTGGGCGCTCGCTCACGGCCTGCGCCTGCTCTCCGACGAGATCTGGTCCGACATCGTTTATCCCCCCAACGGCCACGTGGCCCTGGCTTCGCTCTCACCCGAGATCGCGCGCCGGACGGTCACCGTTCACGGCTTCTCCAAGAACTTCGCCCTGGGTGGGTTGCGGGTGGGCTGCGTAGTGTGCTCCGATCCGCAGTGGCGGCAGGAGATCGTGAACGCCTCCGACGCCCCCGGCACCGTCTTTGGGGTTTCGGTGCTGTCGCAGGTGGCGGTCATCGCGGCCCTGCACGGCGGCCTCGGCTGGCTGGCCCAGTTCGTCGGCTTCCTGCAGGGACAGCGCGACTACGCCCTCCGGCGCCTGCGGCAGTGGCCGGGTGTGACCGTCGCCCCGCCCCAGGGCACCTACGTGGTCTTCCCCTGCATCCGCTCGCTGGGTGAGGACGCGGAGCAAGTGTGCGAGCACTTGCGCGAGAAGGCCCGGGTGGCGCTGGTCCCGGGCGCGGCGCGCTGGTTCGGGCCGGGCGCGACCGGCCATCTGCGCCTCTGCTTTGCCACCTCGCGGCGCATCCTCCAGGAAGCCTTCGACCGGCTGGATCCGGTCGTGCGCCGGATGGCTTAG